A genomic window from Streptomyces sp. NBC_01429 includes:
- a CDS encoding DoxX family protein: protein MTFGYRTDTYGLGVGGGDRGGLRESAARYALLPLRLFLGVTFIYAGIDKLTQSGFFAATGTGSIGELMRGVRDSSAIPALVDLALKSPSGFGYAIALGELAVGLGTLFGVFARLAAVGGVLISLSLWLTVSWQSTPYYYGNDLPYLMAWLPLVLAGAPVFSLDALLAGRRRRMR, encoded by the coding sequence ATGACGTTTGGCTACCGGACGGACACCTACGGGCTGGGCGTCGGCGGCGGTGACCGGGGCGGCCTGCGCGAGAGCGCCGCACGCTACGCCCTGCTTCCGCTGCGGCTCTTCCTCGGTGTCACCTTCATCTACGCGGGCATCGACAAGCTCACCCAGAGCGGATTCTTCGCCGCCACCGGCACCGGCTCCATCGGGGAGCTGATGCGCGGCGTCCGGGACAGCTCCGCCATCCCCGCCCTGGTGGACCTGGCCCTCAAGAGCCCCTCCGGGTTCGGATACGCCATCGCCCTGGGCGAACTGGCCGTCGGCCTCGGCACCCTCTTCGGAGTCTTCGCCCGGCTCGCGGCGGTCGGCGGCGTCCTGATCTCGCTCAGCCTCTGGCTGACGGTGAGCTGGCAGAGCACCCCCTACTACTACGGCAACGACCTGCCCTATCTCATGGCCTGGCTACCGCTCGTACTCGCCGGCGCCCCGGTGTTCTCACTGGATGCCTTGCTGGCCGGGCGACGGCGTCGTATGCGGTAG
- a CDS encoding PspC domain-containing protein, whose product MPAAPPRAAASSASRAPAPEEQPVRKLYRSADGRLLGGVARGLAGHLGLPVVWVRMVFLILFFAQGLGALLYAVFWIVVPLGIGGTAAEPRSLFEISPDGRRRLRKPDKGQIFALIALVISAGTFIGNVSLGRNEADRYIWPTLLIGAGVVLVWRQADNARRARWAEAGRNRRALQLARGVAGVALVGLGLAVFMVVRGSAAQFGNVLTGAIAVVAGVALLAGPWLVRMTQDLSEERLMRIRAQERAEVAAHVHDSVLHTLTLIQRNADEAGEVRRLARAQERELRAWLYRPEGTGKDEEDEPSTLAEAVKRTAAEVEDYHGVPIEVVVVGDCPLDEKLAAQIQAAREAMVNAAKYGGEGGAVQVFAEVEGRTVFISVRDRGPGFDPDAVPADRMGVRESIIGRMQRNGGTARLSAAPGGGTEVELEMERAE is encoded by the coding sequence ATGCCAGCCGCCCCGCCACGTGCCGCCGCGTCCTCCGCCTCCCGTGCGCCCGCGCCCGAGGAGCAGCCGGTGCGCAAGCTGTACCGCAGCGCGGACGGCAGGCTGCTCGGCGGGGTGGCGCGCGGGCTCGCCGGCCATCTCGGACTGCCGGTGGTCTGGGTGCGGATGGTCTTCCTCATCCTCTTCTTCGCGCAGGGCCTCGGCGCCCTGCTCTATGCCGTCTTCTGGATCGTCGTCCCGCTCGGCATCGGCGGCACCGCCGCCGAGCCGCGCTCGCTCTTCGAGATCAGCCCGGACGGCCGGCGCCGTCTGCGCAAGCCCGACAAGGGACAGATCTTCGCGCTGATCGCGCTGGTGATCAGCGCCGGTACGTTCATCGGCAACGTCAGCCTGGGCCGCAACGAGGCCGACCGCTACATCTGGCCGACGCTCCTGATAGGCGCGGGAGTCGTCCTGGTCTGGCGCCAGGCGGACAACGCGCGCCGTGCCCGCTGGGCCGAGGCGGGCAGGAACCGCCGGGCGCTCCAGCTCGCGCGCGGTGTCGCGGGCGTCGCCCTGGTCGGTCTCGGGCTGGCCGTCTTCATGGTGGTGCGCGGCTCGGCGGCCCAGTTCGGAAACGTGCTGACCGGAGCGATCGCCGTCGTGGCCGGGGTGGCGCTGCTCGCCGGGCCCTGGCTCGTCCGGATGACGCAGGACCTCTCCGAGGAGCGGCTGATGCGCATCCGCGCGCAGGAGCGGGCCGAGGTCGCCGCCCATGTCCATGACTCCGTGCTGCACACCCTCACCCTCATCCAGCGCAACGCCGACGAGGCGGGCGAGGTCCGCCGGCTCGCCCGCGCCCAGGAGCGTGAGCTGCGTGCCTGGCTCTACCGGCCGGAGGGCACGGGCAAGGACGAGGAGGACGAGCCCAGCACTCTCGCCGAGGCCGTCAAGCGGACGGCGGCCGAGGTGGAGGACTACCACGGGGTGCCGATCGAGGTCGTGGTCGTCGGGGACTGCCCGCTCGACGAGAAGCTGGCCGCGCAGATACAGGCGGCGCGCGAGGCGATGGTCAATGCCGCCAAGTACGGGGGCGAGGGCGGCGCGGTGCAGGTCTTCGCCGAGGTGGAGGGGCGCACGGTCTTCATCTCCGTACGGGACCGGGGGCCCGGCTTCGACCCGGACGCGGTGCCCGCCGACCGGATGGGCGTCCGCGAGTCGATCATCGGCCGTATGCAGCGCAACGGCGGCACGGCCCGGCTGAGCGCGGCGCCCGGCGGCGGCACGGAAGTCGAGTTGGAGATGGAGCGGGCCGAATGA
- a CDS encoding C40 family peptidase, producing MAAHRKRKQRPLSGQAGRTAATLALAGAATATTAVAPSPAHAEPRLTAAQVKAKVDRLYEQAESATERYNGAKVKADDARASLTLLRDEAARRAEGLNTSRDALGSIAAAQYRSGGLDPAVQLGLSSKPEEFLEGAALAERTGARQAAMIASIRRELGQIAGLRARADSRVADLRARQSELARHKSDVRAKLDSAQRLLDRLTTAQRARYDQRNAPDSDGQQGQGRGQRAGAVPAPNSRASAAVSFAYGAIGKPYVWGATGPGSFDCSGLTQAAWRSAGVSLPRTTYTQINAGRRVGRDQLAPGDLVFFFSGVSHVGIYVGGGQMIHAPRPGSAVRLAPIDQMPFAGAARPA from the coding sequence GTGGCTGCGCACCGCAAACGTAAACAGCGCCCGCTCTCCGGCCAGGCCGGCCGGACGGCCGCCACTCTCGCGCTCGCCGGAGCCGCGACCGCCACCACCGCGGTCGCCCCCTCCCCCGCGCACGCCGAGCCCCGGCTGACGGCCGCGCAGGTCAAGGCCAAGGTGGACCGGCTGTACGAGCAGGCGGAGAGCGCCACCGAGCGGTACAACGGCGCGAAGGTGAAGGCGGACGACGCCCGTGCCTCGCTCACCCTGCTGCGCGACGAGGCCGCCCGCAGGGCGGAGGGGCTCAACACCTCGCGCGACGCGCTCGGTTCGATCGCCGCCGCGCAGTACCGCTCCGGCGGCCTCGATCCCGCCGTACAGCTCGGTCTCAGCTCCAAGCCCGAGGAATTCCTCGAAGGCGCGGCGCTGGCCGAACGGACCGGCGCCCGGCAGGCCGCGATGATCGCGTCGATCCGCCGGGAACTCGGGCAGATCGCCGGGCTGCGCGCGCGGGCCGACAGCCGGGTGGCGGATCTCAGGGCCCGTCAGTCCGAACTGGCCCGGCACAAGTCCGACGTCCGGGCCAAGCTGGACTCGGCCCAGCGGCTGCTGGACCGGCTCACCACCGCGCAGCGCGCCCGGTACGACCAGCGGAACGCTCCGGATTCCGACGGGCAGCAGGGGCAGGGCCGGGGGCAGCGGGCGGGCGCCGTGCCCGCGCCGAACTCCCGCGCCTCGGCGGCCGTCTCCTTCGCCTACGGGGCCATCGGCAAGCCGTACGTGTGGGGCGCCACCGGGCCCGGTTCCTTCGACTGCTCGGGGCTGACCCAGGCCGCCTGGCGCTCGGCCGGGGTCTCGCTGCCGCGCACCACGTACACCCAGATCAACGCGGGCCGGCGGGTGGGCCGCGATCAGCTCGCCCCGGGTGACCTGGTCTTCTTCTTCTCCGGTGTCAGCCATGTCGGGATCTATGTCGGCGGCGGGCAGATGATCCACGCCCCGCGCCCCGGCTCGGCGGTCCGGCTCGCGCCGATCGACCAGATGCCCTTCGCGGGCGCCGCGCGCCCTGCCTAG
- a CDS encoding response regulator transcription factor encodes MSEGVQAEGTGARGADRAGDGRRARVVLVDDHRMFRTGVQAEIGRTELTGVEVVGEAADVDQAVTVINATRPEVVLLDVHLPGGGGVEVLRRCAPLMGAVENPVRFLALSVSDAAEDVIGVIRGGARGYVTKTITGTDLVDSVFRVQEGDAVFSPRLAGFVLDAFASTDAPPVDEDLDRLTQREREVLRLIARGYAYKEIAKQLFISVKTVESHVSAVLRKLQLSNRHELTRWATARRLV; translated from the coding sequence ATGAGCGAGGGCGTACAGGCCGAGGGCACGGGGGCGCGGGGCGCGGACCGGGCCGGGGACGGCCGGCGGGCGCGGGTCGTGCTCGTCGACGACCACCGGATGTTCCGCACCGGCGTCCAGGCCGAGATCGGCCGTACGGAGCTGACGGGCGTCGAGGTCGTGGGTGAGGCGGCCGACGTCGACCAGGCGGTCACGGTGATCAACGCGACCCGTCCCGAGGTCGTGCTGCTCGATGTCCATCTGCCGGGTGGCGGCGGTGTGGAGGTGCTGCGCCGCTGCGCGCCGCTGATGGGCGCCGTGGAGAACCCGGTGCGGTTCCTGGCGCTGTCGGTCTCCGACGCCGCCGAGGACGTCATCGGGGTCATCAGGGGCGGCGCCCGGGGCTACGTCACCAAAACGATCACCGGCACCGACCTGGTCGACTCGGTCTTCCGGGTCCAGGAGGGCGACGCGGTCTTCTCACCGAGGCTGGCCGGCTTCGTCCTGGACGCGTTCGCGTCGACGGACGCGCCGCCGGTGGACGAGGACCTGGACCGGCTCACCCAGCGGGAGCGCGAGGTGCTGCGGCTGATCGCGCGGGGCTACGCGTACAAGGAGATCGCCAAGCAGCTGTTCATCTCGGTGAAGACCGTGGAATCGCATGTCTCGGCGGTGCTGCGCAAGCTCCAGCTCTCCAACCGCCATGAACTCACCCGCTGGGCGACGGCCCGCAGGCTGGTCTGA
- a CDS encoding glycoside hydrolase family 2 TIM barrel-domain containing protein → MTVPRRTLLIAGTAAPLAGALAQGTANAAGTVPAPDTRTAPARTIELTDGWRFALVNPAGITDPTGAYATAAQPGHDDSGWREVRVPHDWSIELTPTADSGTTSGTGFFPGGLGWYRNTFTLPPALAGRRISVEFDGVYMDAYVHCNGTLVGNHPYGYTGFALDLTDLLHTDGTTPNVIAVEVRNRLPSSRWYSGSGIHRSARLVVTDPVHVRRWGTYVTTPGLADTIGSGRATVRARIEIGNESGAARPVTVVTTVRDPDGRAVARETSKLDVPAESPATADLEMTVARPLLWSFDTPRLYTLDTELRSGGATLDTYRTTFGFRYVTIGSETGLSLNGEHTKVRGVNLHHDLGALGSATHEDAIVRQLTLMKSMGVNAYRSSHNPPSPELIRACERLGVIMMVEAFDCWQTRKTSYDYARFFDAHSDADIAEMVRAARNSPAVVMWSIGNEIPDSTGATGPATARRLIDGVRALDDTRPVVIGSDKYRSLPAVGSPADLMLAELDGLGLNYNTAASVDALHARYPHLFLFESESSSQTSTRSTYQEPEHLNTGENHTPGRRATSSYDNNLAPWTMSGEYGLKKDRDRRFFAGQFLWTGIDYIGEPTPYDVFPVKASFFGAMDTAGFPKDMYYLFRSQWSELPMVHLLPMDWTGHRRGENVEVWAYSNADTVELFLNGTSLGVRSFDIKRTTDGRTYRETTEATGDDRTVTSGPYPGSYTSPNGSAGKLHLSWRVPFAPGVLKAVARRAGRTVATDVLRTAGRPYTVRLTPDRTRVDADGRALCFVTAEVIDDHGVVVPDAGHRIAFTATGGSLAGLDNGRQESAERYQASTRTAFHGKALAVVRAGTTAGTLTLTARADGLRTATTTVRATAVRDASTTPPRTFAPDPGPAAPGGPTADASYSGAPDTLPAAMLDGSPDTGWSNAFAKPATALLPAFSGARPADWISVAWPGPRTFGSVEVSFTVGARHTLPASITVSYWDGDRYAAVRHQSVDWATASDEPTVITFDRVTGSRIRLELTSAHPGTAQGAQRVTTIQVPDARSSATG, encoded by the coding sequence TTGACGGTCCCACGCAGGACACTCCTGATCGCCGGCACCGCCGCACCTCTGGCCGGCGCGCTCGCCCAGGGCACCGCGAACGCCGCGGGCACCGTACCCGCGCCGGACACCCGTACTGCCCCGGCCAGGACCATCGAACTCACCGACGGCTGGCGCTTCGCCCTCGTCAATCCCGCCGGCATCACCGATCCGACCGGCGCCTACGCCACCGCCGCGCAGCCCGGCCACGACGACTCCGGCTGGCGCGAGGTCCGGGTACCCCACGACTGGAGCATCGAACTCACCCCCACCGCCGACTCCGGCACCACCTCCGGCACCGGCTTCTTCCCCGGCGGCCTCGGCTGGTACCGGAACACCTTCACCCTGCCGCCCGCGCTCGCCGGCCGCCGGATCTCCGTCGAGTTCGACGGCGTCTACATGGACGCGTACGTCCACTGCAACGGCACACTCGTCGGCAACCACCCCTACGGCTACACCGGGTTCGCCCTCGACCTCACCGACCTGCTGCACACCGACGGCACCACCCCCAACGTCATCGCCGTCGAAGTACGCAACCGGCTGCCCAGCAGCCGCTGGTACTCGGGCAGCGGCATCCACCGCAGCGCCCGGCTGGTCGTCACCGACCCCGTACACGTGCGGCGCTGGGGCACGTACGTGACGACGCCCGGCCTCGCCGACACGATCGGCTCCGGCCGCGCCACCGTCCGCGCGCGGATCGAGATCGGGAACGAGTCCGGCGCCGCCCGGCCGGTCACCGTCGTCACCACCGTCCGCGATCCCGACGGCCGGGCCGTGGCGCGGGAGACCTCGAAGCTCGACGTACCGGCGGAATCACCGGCCACCGCGGATCTGGAGATGACCGTCGCCCGGCCCCTGCTGTGGTCCTTCGACACCCCGCGGCTGTACACCCTGGACACCGAGTTACGGTCCGGCGGCGCCACGCTCGACACGTACCGCACCACCTTCGGCTTCCGCTACGTCACCATCGGCTCCGAGACCGGACTCTCCCTCAACGGCGAACACACCAAGGTCCGCGGCGTCAACCTCCACCACGACCTGGGCGCGCTGGGCTCCGCCACCCACGAGGACGCCATCGTCCGCCAGCTCACCCTCATGAAGTCCATGGGCGTCAACGCGTACCGCTCCTCGCACAACCCGCCCTCCCCCGAGCTGATCCGGGCCTGCGAGCGGCTCGGCGTCATCATGATGGTCGAGGCGTTCGACTGCTGGCAGACCCGCAAGACCAGCTACGACTACGCCCGCTTCTTCGACGCCCACAGCGACGCCGACATCGCCGAGATGGTGCGCGCCGCCCGCAATTCGCCCGCCGTCGTCATGTGGTCCATCGGCAACGAGATCCCCGACTCCACCGGCGCCACCGGCCCGGCCACGGCCCGGCGCCTCATCGACGGCGTCCGCGCCCTCGACGACACCCGGCCCGTCGTGATCGGCTCGGACAAGTACCGCTCCCTGCCCGCCGTGGGCTCACCGGCGGACCTCATGCTCGCCGAACTCGACGGACTCGGCCTGAACTACAACACGGCCGCCTCGGTCGACGCCCTGCACGCGCGCTACCCGCACCTGTTCCTCTTCGAGTCCGAATCCTCCTCCCAGACCTCCACCCGCTCCACCTACCAGGAGCCCGAACACCTCAACACCGGCGAGAACCACACCCCCGGCAGACGCGCGACCTCCAGTTACGACAACAACCTCGCCCCCTGGACGATGAGCGGCGAGTACGGGCTGAAGAAGGACCGGGACCGCCGCTTCTTCGCCGGACAGTTCCTCTGGACCGGCATCGACTACATCGGCGAGCCCACCCCGTACGACGTGTTTCCCGTGAAGGCGTCGTTCTTCGGCGCGATGGACACGGCCGGCTTCCCCAAGGACATGTACTACCTGTTCCGGAGCCAGTGGAGCGAGCTGCCCATGGTCCACCTGCTGCCCATGGACTGGACCGGCCACCGGCGCGGCGAGAACGTCGAGGTCTGGGCCTACTCCAACGCGGACACGGTGGAGCTGTTCCTCAACGGCACGTCCCTGGGCGTGCGGAGCTTCGACATCAAGAGGACCACCGACGGCCGGACCTACCGCGAGACCACGGAGGCCACCGGCGACGACAGGACCGTCACCTCGGGCCCGTACCCCGGCAGTTACACCAGCCCCAACGGCAGCGCGGGCAAACTGCACCTCAGCTGGCGCGTCCCCTTCGCGCCGGGCGTGCTCAAGGCCGTCGCCCGGCGCGCAGGCCGTACGGTGGCGACCGACGTGCTGCGCACCGCCGGGCGGCCGTACACCGTACGGCTCACCCCGGACCGCACCCGGGTCGACGCGGACGGCCGCGCGCTCTGCTTCGTCACCGCCGAGGTCATCGACGACCACGGCGTGGTGGTGCCCGACGCCGGCCACCGCATCGCCTTCACGGCCACCGGCGGCTCGCTGGCCGGCCTGGACAACGGGCGCCAGGAGAGCGCCGAGCGCTACCAGGCATCCACCCGGACCGCCTTCCACGGCAAGGCCCTCGCCGTGGTCCGCGCCGGTACCACCGCCGGTACGCTCACGCTCACCGCCCGCGCGGACGGGCTGCGCACCGCCACGACCACGGTGCGCGCCACGGCCGTACGCGACGCGTCGACGACCCCGCCCCGGACCTTCGCACCCGACCCCGGGCCGGCAGCGCCGGGCGGTCCGACGGCCGACGCGAGCTACTCCGGGGCGCCGGACACTCTGCCCGCCGCCATGCTCGACGGCTCCCCGGACACCGGCTGGTCGAACGCCTTCGCCAAGCCGGCCACCGCGCTGCTGCCCGCCTTCAGCGGCGCCCGCCCGGCCGACTGGATATCCGTGGCCTGGCCCGGCCCCCGCACCTTCGGCTCGGTCGAGGTCTCCTTCACCGTCGGCGCGCGGCACACCCTGCCCGCCTCGATCACCGTCTCCTACTGGGACGGGGACCGGTACGCCGCCGTACGGCACCAGAGCGTCGACTGGGCCACCGCCTCCGACGAGCCGACGGTCATCACCTTCGACCGGGTCACCGGCTCCCGGATCAGGCTGGAGCTGACCAGCGCGCACCCGGGGACCGCCCAGGGCGCGCAACGCGTCACCACGATCCAGGTGCCGGACGCCAGGAGCAGTGCCACCGGGTGA
- a CDS encoding PspC domain-containing protein, whose amino-acid sequence MTQPPSPPPPAPPSAPGSASGSASPSATPPPALSQLRRSQRQKVFAGVCGGLGKHCDIDPVVFRIVIGVLTVTGGVGLIFYGFAWLLIPLEGEEENEGRRLLSGRVDGASLIAVLLALIGCGLFLSMLGNRETLSFAGLLSIAVVGAAVWSQRRRGAPADRAPSDPSSAHAAAEAPPETMAPPTPGSPSWWRDPISKDGRGGPGGFGPPGTDYLWGPDGTGAQTQAQPWGWHRVAPPRPPRPRGPRAIAGLFFLLALLAAGLGTGLSWEDHPLGTSVQIGLAAALAVFGIGLVVSSFLGRTGMGTILLVVLTAGLLSGASVIPKDISTRWSDQQWTAASAAAVQPRYELSSGRGTLDLRGLKVPEGQTVSTSARVAAGQLRVVIPEGVTVRVNAKADFGNVRFPGERADEANVSANQTRRLTLPPSTSTSTGTDAGTGTGTGKDTSETRAGTLRLNLEVGFGQVEVARAAS is encoded by the coding sequence ATGACCCAGCCGCCGTCTCCACCGCCGCCCGCGCCGCCTTCGGCGCCGGGTTCCGCTTCGGGCTCCGCGTCTCCTTCAGCCACCCCGCCGCCCGCGCTCTCGCAGCTGCGGCGCAGCCAGCGGCAGAAGGTGTTCGCCGGGGTGTGCGGCGGGCTGGGCAAGCACTGCGACATCGACCCGGTCGTCTTCCGGATCGTGATCGGCGTGCTCACGGTGACGGGGGGCGTCGGGCTGATCTTCTACGGTTTCGCCTGGCTGCTGATCCCGCTCGAGGGCGAGGAGGAGAACGAGGGGCGCAGGCTGCTGTCGGGGCGGGTGGACGGCGCCTCGCTGATCGCCGTGCTGCTCGCGCTGATCGGCTGCGGGCTGTTCCTGTCGATGCTGGGTAACCGGGAGACGCTGAGCTTCGCCGGGCTGCTGTCGATCGCGGTCGTGGGGGCCGCCGTCTGGTCCCAGCGCAGGCGCGGCGCCCCGGCGGACCGCGCGCCGTCGGATCCTTCCTCGGCGCACGCGGCGGCGGAGGCTCCGCCGGAGACGATGGCGCCACCGACACCCGGCAGCCCTTCGTGGTGGCGGGATCCGATCTCCAAGGACGGCCGTGGCGGCCCCGGCGGTTTCGGTCCGCCCGGGACGGACTATCTGTGGGGCCCCGACGGCACCGGGGCGCAGACCCAGGCGCAGCCGTGGGGGTGGCACCGGGTCGCCCCGCCGCGCCCGCCCCGCCCACGGGGACCGCGCGCGATAGCGGGGCTGTTCTTCCTCCTCGCCCTGCTGGCCGCGGGGCTGGGCACGGGTCTTTCGTGGGAGGACCACCCGCTGGGCACGAGCGTGCAGATCGGCCTCGCCGCCGCGCTCGCCGTGTTCGGGATCGGTCTCGTCGTCAGCAGCTTCCTGGGGCGTACGGGCATGGGCACGATCCTGCTCGTGGTGCTCACGGCCGGGCTGCTGTCCGGTGCGTCGGTGATACCGAAGGACATCTCCACGCGGTGGAGCGACCAGCAGTGGACGGCGGCCTCGGCCGCCGCCGTCCAGCCCCGCTACGAGCTGAGTTCGGGCAGGGGCACCCTGGACCTGCGGGGGCTCAAGGTGCCCGAGGGGCAGACCGTCAGCACCTCCGCCAGGGTGGCCGCGGGGCAGCTGAGAGTTGTCATCCCGGAAGGAGTGACCGTGCGGGTGAACGCCAAGGCGGACTTCGGGAATGTGCGGTTCCCGGGAGAGCGCGCCGATGAAGCGAACGTCTCCGCGAACCAGACACGGCGGCTCACGCTGCCACCGAGCACGAGCACCAGTACGGGCACGGACGCGGGCACGGGCACGGGCACGGGCAAGGACACGAGTGAGACACGGGCGGGCACGCTGAGGCTGAACCTCGAAGTGGGCTTCGGCCAGGTGGAGGTGGCCCGTGCCGCGTCATGA